Proteins found in one Bordetella genomosp. 9 genomic segment:
- a CDS encoding SDR family oxidoreductase, translating to MVGTSVLDSLRPVPGLRVLVSAGASGIGAAVVRAFREAGARVHVCDIDRSALDRLAAEAPGVTTSTADASLAGDVDTVFDDVRNALGGLDVLVNNVGIAGPTGPVEQLRTADWERTIGVNLNSHFYFASRAVPLLKESPHNPCLIAMSSVAGRLGYALRTPYASTKWAIVGMMKSLAIELGPHGVRVNAILPGTVEGERMTAVMGARAAAAGVSLDDMRQEYLGKISLRRMVTTDDVAAMALFLCSPAARNISGQAISVDGNMEYL from the coding sequence ATGGTGGGTACGAGCGTCCTCGATTCCCTGCGCCCGGTTCCGGGGCTGCGGGTACTGGTCAGCGCGGGCGCGTCCGGCATCGGCGCGGCGGTGGTCCGTGCCTTCCGCGAAGCCGGAGCCCGCGTCCACGTGTGCGACATCGACCGGAGCGCCCTGGACAGGCTGGCCGCCGAAGCGCCGGGCGTCACCACCAGCACGGCCGACGCGTCCCTGGCCGGGGACGTCGACACCGTCTTCGACGACGTCAGGAATGCGCTGGGCGGGCTGGACGTCCTGGTCAACAACGTCGGCATCGCCGGTCCCACCGGTCCGGTGGAACAACTGCGGACCGCGGATTGGGAACGGACGATAGGCGTCAACCTGAACAGCCACTTCTACTTCGCGTCGCGCGCCGTTCCCCTGCTGAAGGAATCCCCCCACAATCCCTGCCTGATCGCCATGAGCTCGGTGGCGGGCCGCCTGGGCTACGCGCTGCGCACGCCCTACGCGTCCACCAAATGGGCCATCGTGGGGATGATGAAGTCCCTGGCCATAGAACTGGGTCCGCACGGCGTCCGGGTCAACGCGATCCTGCCCGGCACGGTGGAAGGCGAACGCATGACGGCCGTGATGGGCGCGCGGGCCGCCGCGGCGGGCGTATCGCTGGACGACATGCGGCAGGAGTACCTGGGCAAGATTTCGCTGCGCCGCATGGTCACGACCGACGACGTCGCGGCCATGGCGCTTTTCCTGTGTTCACCGGCCGCGCGCAACATCAGCGGCCAGGCCATCAGCGTGGACGGCAACATGGAGTATCTCTGA
- a CDS encoding EamA family transporter, whose translation MPLRDLALALVVILVWGMNFVVIKVGLHGIPPMLLGGMRFLLAAVPAIFFVKRPAIPLRWLVAYGATISLGQFAFLFTAMAVGMPAGLASVVLQAQAFFTVALGALLLREPFRAHNAVGLMVAAAGLALIGAEGGAGMTTLGFVLTLCAALMWGLGNIATKKAGKADMLGLVVWGSLVPPLPFFALSWWLEGPDRIHAALASIDGSSVFAVVYLSFVATLVGYGLWAWLMSRYPAAQVAPFSLLIPVIGLAAAAALLGEMPTAPQVGGAVLVMVGLLINTFGRRRGQRTVSGTVR comes from the coding sequence ATGCCCTTGCGCGATCTGGCCCTGGCCCTGGTTGTCATCCTCGTTTGGGGTATGAATTTCGTCGTCATCAAGGTGGGCCTGCATGGCATACCCCCCATGCTGCTGGGCGGAATGCGCTTCCTGCTGGCGGCGGTGCCGGCGATTTTCTTCGTCAAGCGGCCGGCGATCCCGCTGCGCTGGCTGGTGGCCTACGGCGCCACGATATCGCTGGGCCAGTTTGCCTTCCTGTTCACCGCCATGGCGGTGGGCATGCCCGCCGGGCTGGCCTCGGTCGTGCTGCAAGCCCAGGCCTTCTTTACCGTGGCGCTCGGCGCGCTGCTGCTGCGCGAACCCTTCCGCGCCCACAACGCCGTCGGATTGATGGTCGCCGCGGCCGGCCTGGCACTGATCGGCGCGGAAGGCGGCGCGGGCATGACGACCCTGGGTTTCGTGCTGACCCTGTGCGCGGCATTGATGTGGGGCCTGGGGAATATCGCCACCAAGAAAGCCGGCAAGGCCGACATGCTGGGATTGGTGGTGTGGGGCAGCCTGGTGCCGCCGCTGCCGTTCTTCGCGCTGTCGTGGTGGTTGGAAGGTCCCGATCGTATCCACGCCGCGCTGGCATCGATAGACGGTTCGTCGGTGTTCGCGGTGGTGTATCTGTCGTTCGTTGCCACGCTCGTGGGCTACGGGCTGTGGGCGTGGCTGATGTCTCGCTATCCGGCGGCCCAGGTAGCGCCGTTTTCGCTGCTGATCCCGGTGATCGGGCTGGCGGCCGCGGCGGCCTTGCTGGGCGAAATGCCCACGGCGCCGCAGGTGGGCGGCGCCGTGCTGGTCATGGTGGGACTATTGATCAACACCTTTGGCCGTCGCCGCGGACAACGAACCGTGTCGGGAACCGTTCGGTGA
- a CDS encoding branched-chain amino acid ABC transporter substrate-binding protein, with the protein MIKFPLSTATAAAMLGLCVATPALAAPVKIGLVETLSGPQASTGQTYRAAVRYAIDQINAAGGWNGEPVQLLEYDNQGGPAGAADKLKAAAADGVQIVVQGASSAIGGQITEDVRKYNMRNPGKEMVYVNMGAEALELTGEKCNFYHFRFAGNAQVRTKSLIEGMKKANALGTKVYAINQNYSWGQDMEQAIVDDQKLGGYTVVDKTLHDVNKIQDFAPYVAKISASGADTVITGNWSNDLLLLMKASKAAGLKARYGTVYLDQPGNLANAGDLALGSFVAHTFNAEAGGADAAKFVDDYKATTGHVPVFVEPQTYYGMMMVADALKRTPAGKGALDVNAFAANLESARIATPMGEMSMRAADHQAQLPMVVSTVARDARYKVDNTDMGFKPVLLLTAQEASTPAQASCKMKRPG; encoded by the coding sequence ATGATCAAGTTCCCACTGTCCACCGCCACGGCGGCGGCGATGCTGGGCCTGTGCGTCGCCACGCCGGCCCTGGCCGCGCCGGTGAAGATCGGCCTGGTCGAAACGCTGTCCGGACCGCAGGCCTCCACCGGCCAGACCTACCGTGCGGCGGTGCGCTACGCCATCGACCAGATCAATGCGGCCGGCGGCTGGAACGGCGAACCGGTGCAGCTGCTGGAATACGACAACCAGGGCGGCCCGGCCGGCGCGGCCGACAAGCTGAAGGCCGCGGCGGCCGACGGCGTGCAGATCGTCGTACAGGGCGCGTCGTCGGCGATCGGCGGGCAGATCACCGAGGACGTGCGCAAGTACAACATGCGCAATCCCGGCAAGGAGATGGTCTACGTCAACATGGGCGCCGAAGCACTGGAGCTGACCGGCGAGAAATGCAACTTCTACCATTTCCGCTTCGCCGGCAACGCGCAGGTCCGCACCAAGTCGCTGATCGAAGGCATGAAGAAGGCCAATGCGCTGGGCACCAAGGTCTACGCCATCAACCAGAACTATTCCTGGGGCCAGGACATGGAGCAGGCCATCGTCGACGACCAGAAGCTGGGCGGCTACACGGTGGTCGACAAGACTCTGCACGACGTCAACAAGATCCAGGACTTCGCGCCCTACGTCGCCAAGATTTCCGCTTCCGGCGCCGATACCGTCATCACCGGCAACTGGTCCAACGACCTGCTGCTGCTCATGAAGGCGTCGAAGGCGGCCGGCCTGAAGGCGCGCTACGGCACCGTCTACCTGGACCAGCCCGGCAATCTGGCCAACGCCGGCGACCTGGCGCTGGGTAGTTTCGTGGCGCACACCTTCAACGCCGAAGCCGGCGGCGCGGACGCCGCGAAATTCGTCGACGACTACAAGGCCACGACCGGCCATGTCCCGGTCTTCGTCGAACCGCAGACCTACTACGGCATGATGATGGTGGCCGATGCGCTCAAGCGCACGCCGGCCGGCAAGGGCGCGCTGGACGTCAACGCCTTCGCCGCGAACCTGGAAAGCGCGCGCATCGCCACGCCCATGGGCGAAATGAGCATGCGCGCCGCGGACCACCAGGCGCAGCTGCCGATGGTGGTATCCACCGTCGCGCGCGACGCCAGGTACAAGGTCGACAACACGGACATGGGCTTCAAGCCGGTGCTGCTGCTGACGGCGCAGGAAGCGTCCACGCCCGCCCAGGCCAGCTGCAAGATGAAGCGGCCCGGCTGA
- a CDS encoding DUF748 domain-containing protein, whose protein sequence is MTKPVKILIVVVLLIAVAAVGALHVASRLVVSRIQDMMGDKGHAAHIDVGWTEIVLQDVEIGAPPDWPSRQTLRAARVTMEPDWRALLSDRLDIRRVVVSDYYVSILRSEDGSLQILPTLRQRARERAQARGDADTDDQGRPKRETSIGQLILDKGRLDFFDARIAKTPYRVPFENVHAEVGPLHSPANDTRTEIKMQGQLVGKQRRGTVTVNGWLALPSHDADIRTTTTGADVAVLAPYLQKHAPSILTAGQMDLDMTTRVQDQQLSAQGKAKLRDLDFSGGGLGSLPRKAVMAALEDRKGEVNFEFTLQGSLKDPKFSLTDDVSTRIVGGFTKAIGVSVEGVAEGVGSAVKGLGGAIGELLGK, encoded by the coding sequence ATGACTAAACCGGTCAAGATCCTCATCGTTGTCGTCCTGCTCATCGCCGTCGCCGCCGTGGGCGCCCTGCATGTGGCTTCCAGATTGGTGGTCAGCCGCATCCAGGACATGATGGGCGACAAGGGCCATGCCGCCCATATCGACGTCGGCTGGACGGAAATCGTGCTGCAGGACGTGGAAATCGGCGCGCCGCCCGATTGGCCCAGCCGTCAGACGCTGCGCGCCGCCCGCGTGACCATGGAACCGGATTGGCGCGCCCTGCTGTCGGATCGGCTGGACATACGGCGCGTGGTCGTCAGCGACTATTACGTGTCCATCCTGCGCTCGGAGGACGGCAGCCTGCAGATCCTGCCGACGCTGCGGCAGCGCGCGCGCGAACGCGCCCAGGCCCGTGGCGACGCGGACACCGACGACCAGGGCCGCCCCAAGCGGGAAACCTCGATCGGCCAGCTGATCCTGGACAAGGGCCGGCTGGACTTCTTCGACGCGCGGATCGCCAAGACGCCCTACCGGGTGCCATTCGAGAACGTGCATGCCGAGGTCGGCCCGCTGCATTCACCCGCCAACGACACACGCACCGAGATAAAAATGCAGGGCCAGTTGGTAGGTAAGCAGCGCCGTGGCACCGTCACCGTGAACGGGTGGCTGGCGCTGCCCAGCCACGACGCCGACATACGCACCACCACTACCGGCGCCGACGTGGCCGTGCTTGCGCCCTACCTGCAGAAACATGCGCCTTCGATATTGACCGCGGGCCAGATGGACCTGGACATGACGACCCGCGTACAAGACCAGCAACTGTCGGCGCAGGGCAAGGCCAAGCTGCGCGACCTGGACTTCAGCGGCGGCGGCCTGGGCTCCCTGCCGCGCAAGGCCGTCATGGCGGCGCTGGAAGACCGCAAGGGCGAGGTCAATTTCGAATTCACGCTGCAGGGCAGCCTGAAGGACCCGAAATTCTCGCTGACCGACGACGTGTCCACGCGCATCGTCGGCGGCTTCACCAAGGCCATCGGCGTCAGCGTCGAAGGCGTGGCCGAAGGGGTGGGGTCGGCGGTGAAGGGATTGGGCGGGGCGATCGGCGAACTGCTGGGTAAATAA
- a CDS encoding response regulator, with amino-acid sequence MEQPLDPRSPHNDPMPSFLAGGGEMGALIRAHDWAATPLGEPAQWPQSLRTAVRIMLASRQPIWIGLGEELIFLYNDPYKNIIGGKHPDALGLPTIEVWKEIWGDIEPLLRTAMGGMEGTYVEEKFLLMERNGYPEETYYTFSYSPIPRDDGTAGGIICANSDDTARVITARQIRLLRELAAATTQAHSWDEACRLGTRALGLDPYDIPFAMLYIAEAGSDTVTLVGSSGIEDGHPAAPASIQAVPDALWPVDDALRREGLVVLNDLDERFGDSLPSGPWRHTPSRAALLPVSPTADGGRAGVLIVGLNPYRLLDDDYRGFLNLVAGQISAAIAYAHAYQEERRRARALEEIDRAKTTFFSNISHEFRTPLTLMLGPLEELLQRTHQEDGQRPLLDLTYRNGLRLLKLVNSLLDFSRIEAGRVQAKYQPTDLAALTAELASLFRSATDRAGLRLVVDCPPLPAAVYVDREMWEKIVLNLLSNAFKFTFDGEIRIELRATADGTAAEMRVRDTGIGIPTHELPHIFDRFHRVSGAVGRSIEGSGIGLALVQELVRMHGGTIDVQSQLGEGTQFTVRVPLGAARAADGVQPDAAGSIEAGRGTSVNAQAYVADALRWVPEGEAGPTLSTVLDADLSKTSNGERVLVVDDNADLRDYVRRMLSSAGYRVDVSVDGNDALAAARRQPPSLILSDIMMPGLDGFGLLAAVRGDPQLRDVPVLLMSARAGEEARVEGLGAGADDYLTKPFSARELLARVASNVQMYRLRQDTARQIKEDARILEVLNRVGTTIAAELDLGRAVQVVTDAATELTGAAYGAFFYNLLDDAGERYTLYTLSGASRDLFEGFEMPRNTAVFGPTFRGEGIVRSDDITQDPRYGGNVPHHGMPVGHLPVRSYMAVPVQSRNGEVLGGLFFGHPEPGVFDAAAERLAVGIAAQAAIAIDNAGLYQAAQNEIAQRSRAEQALRQLNETLELRVAEAVAEQERLWALSEDLLAIGDYDGKLLRTSPSWTRVLGHRREALASRHYRDLLHPDDYPVAAGAMQALRADGRSVTFECRMRTEAGLWRWIAWTLSPDPEHGTVHGVGRDVTADKEAAETLRQTEEALRMAQKMEAVGKLTGGVAHDFNNLLQVIGGNLQLLAIDTVGNERAEKRVRNALTSVSRGAKLASQLLAFGRRQPLAPKVVNLGRFVRGMDDMLRRALGDGIEIETIISGGLWNTLVDPSQVENALLNLAINARDAMQGHGKLTIEAGNALLDDDYAMRHADVTPGQYVMVAVTDTGEGMPPDVLEHVFEPFFTTKPEGRGTGLGLSMVYGFIKQSNGHIKIYSEPRQGTTVRLYLPREKQPEDLATEVDTGPIAGGNETILAVEDDEEVRTTVVDMLSELGYSVLKARDAQSALAIVESGVPIDLLFTDVVMPGPLRSPELARKTRERLPNVAVLFTSGYTENAIVHGGRLDEGIDLLSKPYTREALARKLRHVLRNQQQRNVINEARQRSLPLPAARRDGAAAAPLRVLLVEDDGLIRSSTAEMLEALGHTVVPTEHASAALAALNSDSIDVLMTDIGLPGVSGVELAAQARQRQPDLRVVFASGLDAGAEAGDGQLEDAVHLLKPYTVDDLARTLEMLR; translated from the coding sequence ATGGAGCAGCCCCTGGACCCCCGTTCCCCGCATAATGACCCGATGCCATCGTTCCTGGCGGGTGGCGGCGAAATGGGCGCCTTGATTCGCGCTCACGATTGGGCCGCCACGCCCTTGGGCGAGCCCGCGCAATGGCCGCAAAGCCTGCGTACCGCCGTACGCATCATGCTGGCGTCGCGCCAGCCCATCTGGATCGGCTTGGGGGAAGAACTGATCTTCCTCTACAACGATCCCTACAAGAACATCATCGGCGGCAAGCATCCGGACGCCCTGGGCCTTCCGACCATCGAAGTCTGGAAAGAAATCTGGGGCGACATCGAGCCGCTGCTGCGCACCGCCATGGGTGGCATGGAAGGCACCTATGTCGAGGAAAAGTTTCTTCTGATGGAGCGTAACGGCTACCCGGAAGAAACGTATTACACCTTTTCGTACAGCCCCATCCCGCGCGACGACGGCACGGCGGGCGGCATCATCTGCGCCAATAGCGACGACACGGCCCGGGTGATCACGGCGCGGCAGATCCGCCTGTTGCGCGAATTGGCCGCGGCAACCACCCAGGCCCACAGCTGGGACGAGGCCTGCCGGCTGGGCACCCGCGCCCTGGGCCTGGACCCCTACGATATCCCCTTCGCCATGCTTTACATCGCGGAGGCGGGCAGCGATACGGTCACGCTGGTCGGCAGCAGCGGCATCGAGGACGGCCATCCCGCGGCGCCGGCCTCGATCCAGGCCGTGCCCGACGCGCTGTGGCCGGTCGACGACGCGCTGCGGCGCGAAGGCCTGGTCGTCCTGAACGACCTGGACGAGCGCTTTGGCGACAGCCTGCCGTCCGGCCCCTGGCGGCACACGCCGTCCAGGGCGGCCTTGCTGCCGGTGTCGCCCACCGCCGATGGCGGCCGGGCCGGCGTGCTGATCGTGGGACTGAATCCCTATCGTCTGCTCGACGACGACTATCGCGGCTTTCTCAACCTGGTGGCCGGGCAGATCAGCGCGGCCATCGCCTATGCCCATGCCTACCAGGAAGAGCGCCGCCGCGCGCGGGCGCTGGAAGAGATCGACCGCGCCAAAACCACGTTCTTTTCCAACATCAGCCACGAGTTCCGCACACCGCTGACCCTGATGCTGGGCCCGCTGGAAGAATTGCTGCAGCGGACGCACCAGGAAGACGGCCAGCGCCCGCTGCTGGACCTGACCTATCGCAACGGCCTGCGCCTGCTCAAGCTGGTCAACAGCCTGCTGGACTTCTCCCGTATCGAAGCGGGACGCGTACAGGCCAAGTACCAGCCCACCGACCTGGCGGCGCTGACCGCCGAGCTGGCGTCGCTGTTCCGCTCCGCGACCGACCGCGCGGGACTGCGGCTGGTGGTCGACTGCCCGCCGCTGCCGGCGGCGGTGTACGTCGATCGCGAAATGTGGGAAAAGATCGTCCTGAACCTGCTGTCCAACGCGTTCAAGTTCACCTTCGACGGCGAAATCCGCATCGAGCTGCGCGCGACCGCCGATGGCACGGCGGCGGAAATGCGCGTGCGCGATACCGGCATCGGGATCCCCACGCACGAGCTGCCGCACATCTTCGACCGTTTCCACCGCGTCAGCGGCGCGGTGGGCCGCAGTATCGAAGGCAGCGGCATCGGCCTGGCGCTGGTGCAGGAACTGGTACGGATGCACGGCGGCACGATAGACGTGCAAAGCCAGCTGGGCGAAGGCACGCAGTTCACCGTCCGCGTGCCGCTGGGCGCGGCGCGGGCCGCCGACGGCGTCCAGCCGGATGCCGCCGGCAGCATCGAGGCCGGGCGCGGCACCAGCGTCAACGCCCAGGCCTACGTCGCCGACGCCCTGCGCTGGGTGCCGGAAGGCGAGGCGGGGCCCACGTTATCCACCGTGCTCGACGCCGACCTCAGCAAGACCAGCAACGGCGAGCGGGTGCTGGTGGTCGACGACAATGCGGACCTGCGCGACTACGTGCGGCGCATGCTGAGCTCCGCCGGCTATCGGGTCGACGTCTCGGTGGACGGGAACGACGCGCTGGCGGCGGCGCGCCGCCAGCCGCCCAGCCTGATTCTTTCCGACATCATGATGCCGGGGCTGGACGGCTTCGGCCTTTTGGCGGCGGTGCGCGGCGACCCTCAGCTGCGCGACGTCCCGGTGCTGCTGATGTCGGCGCGCGCCGGCGAAGAAGCGCGCGTGGAAGGCCTGGGCGCGGGCGCCGACGACTACCTGACCAAGCCGTTCTCCGCGCGCGAGCTGCTGGCGCGCGTGGCCAGCAACGTCCAGATGTACCGGCTGCGCCAGGACACGGCGCGCCAGATCAAGGAAGACGCGCGCATCCTGGAAGTCCTGAACCGCGTCGGCACCACGATCGCCGCCGAACTGGACCTGGGCCGCGCGGTGCAGGTCGTGACCGACGCCGCGACGGAACTGACGGGCGCCGCCTACGGCGCGTTCTTCTACAACCTGCTGGACGACGCCGGAGAACGCTACACGCTGTACACCTTGTCCGGCGCGTCCAGAGACCTGTTCGAAGGCTTCGAGATGCCGCGCAACACCGCGGTATTCGGCCCGACCTTCCGCGGTGAAGGCATCGTCCGCTCCGACGACATCACGCAGGATCCACGGTACGGCGGCAACGTCCCCCACCATGGCATGCCGGTGGGACATCTGCCGGTGCGCAGCTATATGGCCGTGCCGGTGCAATCGCGCAATGGCGAAGTGCTGGGCGGCCTGTTCTTCGGCCATCCCGAGCCTGGCGTGTTCGATGCCGCCGCCGAACGACTGGCCGTCGGCATCGCGGCCCAGGCCGCGATCGCCATCGACAATGCCGGCCTGTACCAGGCGGCACAGAACGAGATCGCGCAACGCAGCCGCGCCGAACAGGCCCTGCGGCAACTGAACGAAACCCTGGAACTGCGGGTCGCCGAGGCCGTCGCCGAGCAGGAACGCCTGTGGGCGCTGAGCGAAGACCTGCTGGCCATCGGCGACTACGACGGCAAGCTGTTGCGCACCAGTCCTTCCTGGACGCGCGTGCTGGGACACCGCCGCGAAGCGCTGGCGTCCAGGCATTACCGCGACCTGCTGCATCCCGACGACTATCCCGTGGCCGCCGGCGCGATGCAGGCGCTGCGCGCCGATGGCAGGTCGGTCACCTTCGAATGCCGCATGCGCACCGAAGCCGGTCTGTGGCGCTGGATCGCCTGGACGCTTTCGCCGGATCCGGAGCACGGCACGGTGCATGGCGTCGGCCGCGACGTGACGGCGGACAAGGAAGCCGCCGAAACCCTGCGCCAGACCGAGGAAGCCCTGCGCATGGCCCAGAAGATGGAAGCCGTGGGCAAGTTGACCGGCGGCGTGGCGCACGACTTCAACAACCTGCTGCAGGTCATCGGTGGGAACCTGCAACTGCTGGCCATCGACACGGTCGGCAACGAACGCGCCGAAAAGCGTGTGCGCAACGCCTTGACCAGCGTGTCGCGCGGCGCCAAGCTGGCGTCGCAGCTGCTGGCCTTCGGACGCCGGCAGCCGCTGGCGCCCAAGGTGGTGAACCTGGGCCGCTTCGTGCGCGGCATGGACGACATGCTGCGCCGCGCGCTGGGCGACGGCATCGAGATCGAAACCATTATCTCCGGCGGCCTGTGGAATACGCTGGTCGATCCGTCGCAGGTGGAAAACGCGCTGCTGAATCTGGCGATCAATGCGCGCGACGCGATGCAGGGGCACGGCAAGCTGACTATCGAGGCCGGCAACGCCCTGCTGGACGACGACTATGCCATGCGCCACGCGGACGTGACGCCGGGCCAGTACGTCATGGTGGCCGTGACCGACACCGGCGAGGGCATGCCGCCCGACGTGCTCGAACACGTCTTCGAGCCTTTCTTCACCACCAAGCCCGAAGGCCGCGGCACCGGCCTGGGACTGAGCATGGTGTACGGCTTCATCAAGCAGTCCAACGGCCATATCAAGATCTACAGCGAACCGCGCCAGGGCACGACGGTGCGGCTGTACCTGCCGCGCGAAAAACAGCCGGAAGACCTGGCGACCGAGGTGGACACCGGTCCCATCGCCGGCGGCAACGAGACCATCCTGGCCGTGGAAGACGACGAGGAAGTCCGCACCACCGTAGTCGATATGCTGTCGGAACTGGGCTATAGCGTGCTCAAGGCCAGGGACGCGCAGAGCGCGCTGGCGATCGTCGAGAGCGGCGTGCCCATCGACCTGCTGTTCACCGACGTGGTGATGCCCGGCCCGCTGCGCAGCCCCGAACTGGCCCGCAAGACGCGCGAGCGCCTGCCCAATGTGGCGGTGCTGTTCACGTCCGGCTACACCGAGAACGCCATCGTGCACGGCGGCCGCCTGGACGAAGGCATCGACCTGCTCAGCAAACCCTATACGCGCGAGGCGCTGGCGCGCAAGCTGCGCCACGTGCTGCGCAATCAGCAGCAGCGCAACGTGATCAACGAAGCGCGGCAGCGCAGCCTGCCGCTGCCGGCCGCCAGGCGCGACGGCGCGGCGGCCGCGCCGCTGCGCGTACTGTTGGTGGAAGACGATGGCCTGATCCGCTCCAGCACGGCGGAAATGCTGGAAGCCCTGGGCCATACCGTCGTGCCCACCGAGCATGCCTCGGCCGCCCTGGCGGCGCTCAACAGCGACAGCATCGATGTGCTGATGACCGACATCGGCCTGCCGGGCGTATCGGGTGTCGAGCTGGCGGCGCAGGCACGGCAGCGGCAGCCCGACCTGCGCGTGGTCTTCGCCTCCGGCCTGGACGCGGGCGCGGAAGCCGGCGATGGCCAACTGGAAGACGCCGTGCACCTGCTGAAGCCCTACACGGTGGACGATCTGGCGCGGACGCTGGAAATGCTGCGATAG
- a CDS encoding helix-turn-helix domain-containing protein, with protein MMFAHYSGRAAMDHRSAGSGQEGQAPTPGVDAVAAELVGLLHANAPGAVFADRLAALEALPDAMRQKTGLIELVRMAMALRNRLDLHEQRERGMLAVTESAQDLASRLQLSELLKAVAARARDLLRAHLCWLSVYDAESGEFKALVADGAITQRTGRMTARRELGIAGVVLSTRLPFSTPDYLNDDRFIHDAELDDIFRGEGVGAVVGAPLIWDDEVIGLLFVADRYHRTHTALNVSILCTLATHAAVAINNAKAFADAQAALEKARQARAELEEHARDVQDAVEAHERLTSLLARGASLGELCQDVAQLLQGSVLVLDEAQHVIARATAPGYEGRAADAYDPYGPYGAAIAQALRDSRRAGRSAIAYESDGELCHAVAVIGGDGIVGAMLLFRREDMRDISIRTFERSSSVIGIVLLSQERLEANKSRDVSQLLQSLISPRQGEPALTRDRAERFGLDLARPLTLLLVEADGRDAMFLARRARQSLDMPGVVMDDVDGILVLVCGVADVVAVRRAFADFARRELGGAYLGVLSRPVAGAADMPAVHAALRRALAVAGRLGMRGRILAQHELALYSALFESQDRAGLRAFLDAAIGPVIDHDRKRGTELAATLLAFFDHHQNATATAGALDLHVNTVRQRLASVEALIEDWRDPARALEIHVALRLWRVGMDDDRALSPAP; from the coding sequence ATGATGTTTGCACATTACTCGGGGCGCGCCGCCATGGACCATCGATCAGCGGGGAGCGGGCAGGAAGGGCAGGCGCCCACGCCGGGCGTGGACGCGGTGGCCGCCGAACTGGTCGGCCTGCTGCATGCCAATGCCCCGGGCGCCGTGTTCGCCGATCGGCTGGCGGCGCTGGAAGCCCTGCCCGACGCCATGCGCCAGAAAACCGGCCTGATCGAGCTGGTGCGGATGGCGATGGCGCTGCGCAACCGGCTCGACCTGCACGAGCAGCGCGAACGCGGGATGCTTGCCGTGACCGAATCGGCCCAGGACCTGGCCAGCCGGCTGCAGCTGTCCGAGCTGCTCAAGGCCGTCGCGGCGCGTGCCCGCGATCTCTTGCGGGCGCACCTGTGCTGGCTGTCCGTCTACGACGCCGAAAGCGGGGAATTCAAGGCCCTGGTGGCCGACGGCGCGATCACGCAGCGCACCGGCAGGATGACGGCCAGGCGCGAGCTGGGTATCGCCGGCGTGGTGCTGTCCACGCGGCTGCCTTTTTCCACGCCGGACTACCTGAACGACGACCGCTTCATTCATGACGCCGAGCTGGATGACATTTTCCGGGGCGAGGGCGTGGGGGCCGTGGTCGGTGCGCCGCTGATCTGGGACGACGAGGTGATCGGCCTGCTGTTCGTGGCGGATCGCTATCACCGCACCCACACCGCGCTGAACGTCTCCATCCTGTGCACACTGGCGACGCATGCGGCGGTGGCCATCAACAATGCCAAGGCTTTCGCCGATGCCCAGGCCGCTCTGGAAAAGGCCCGCCAGGCGCGCGCCGAGCTGGAGGAGCACGCGCGCGACGTGCAGGATGCGGTGGAAGCACACGAACGGCTGACCTCGCTGCTGGCCCGTGGCGCGTCGCTGGGCGAACTCTGCCAGGACGTCGCACAACTGCTGCAAGGCAGCGTCCTGGTGCTGGACGAGGCCCAGCACGTGATCGCCCGCGCCACGGCGCCCGGCTACGAGGGCAGGGCGGCCGACGCCTACGATCCCTACGGCCCTTACGGCGCGGCGATCGCCCAGGCCTTGCGGGACAGCCGCCGCGCCGGCCGCTCGGCCATCGCCTATGAAAGCGACGGCGAACTCTGCCACGCCGTCGCCGTGATCGGCGGCGACGGCATCGTGGGCGCCATGCTGCTGTTCCGGCGCGAGGACATGCGCGATATCTCCATCCGTACCTTCGAAAGAAGCTCCAGCGTCATCGGCATCGTGCTGCTGTCGCAGGAACGCCTGGAAGCCAACAAGAGCCGCGATGTGTCGCAGCTGCTGCAATCGCTGATATCGCCCCGCCAGGGCGAGCCCGCGCTGACGCGCGACCGCGCCGAGCGCTTCGGCCTGGATCTGGCGCGGCCCCTGACGCTGCTGCTGGTCGAGGCGGATGGACGGGACGCCATGTTCCTGGCGCGGCGGGCGCGCCAGAGCCTGGATATGCCAGGCGTGGTCATGGACGACGTCGACGGCATCCTGGTACTGGTGTGCGGCGTGGCGGACGTGGTGGCGGTGCGGCGCGCGTTCGCCGATTTCGCCCGTCGCGAACTGGGCGGTGCCTACCTGGGCGTGCTGTCCCGGCCGGTGGCCGGCGCCGCCGACATGCCGGCCGTCCATGCCGCATTGCGGCGCGCGCTTGCCGTGGCCGGACGCCTGGGCATGCGCGGGCGCATCCTCGCCCAGCACGAACTGGCGCTCTATTCCGCCTTGTTCGAAAGCCAGGATCGCGCCGGCCTGCGGGCTTTCCTGGACGCCGCCATCGGTCCCGTCATCGACCACGACCGCAAGCGCGGCACGGAGTTGGCGGCCACGCTGCTGGCGTTCTTCGATCACCACCAGAACGCGACGGCCACGGCCGGCGCCCTGGACCTGCATGTGAACACCGTGCGCCAGCGCCTGGCGAGCGTGGAAGCCCTGATCGAGGATTGGCGCGACCCCGCCCGCGCCCTGGAAATCCACGTGGCGCTGCGGCTGTGGCGCGTCGGCATGGATGACGACCGGGCGCTATCGCCGGCCCCCTAG